From the Serratia nematodiphila DZ0503SBS1 genome, one window contains:
- the lptF gene encoding LPS export ABC transporter permease LptF, with protein MIIIRYLVRETLKSQIAILFILLLIFFCQNLVRVLGDAVDGNIPTNLVLSLLALGVPKMAQLILPLSLFLGLLMTLGRLYTESEITVMHACGLGKRTLIIAAMILALFTSAVAAVNVFWAGPWASRYQDVVVNEAKANPSIAGLAEGQFKPSQDGNAVLFIGNVKGSTFNDVFLAQLRPNGNQRPSVVVAEHGNIVQQKDGSQVVTLDKGTRFEGTALLRDFRITDFTDYKAVIGHRTVAADNTESEQMSMQTLWESDDPDARAEFHWRLTLVVSVALMALLVVPLSVVNPRQGRVLSMLPAILLYLIFFLLQTSLRSNAGKGKLDPMLWLWLVNGVYFAIALALNLWDTVPMRKLRARLRGAA; from the coding sequence GTGATCATCATAAGATATCTGGTACGGGAAACGCTCAAGAGCCAAATCGCCATCCTGTTCATCCTGCTTCTGATCTTCTTTTGTCAGAACCTGGTCAGGGTGTTGGGCGACGCGGTGGACGGCAATATCCCGACAAACTTAGTACTCTCTCTGCTCGCTCTGGGCGTGCCGAAGATGGCGCAGCTCATCCTGCCTTTGAGCCTGTTTCTCGGCTTGCTGATGACGCTTGGGCGGTTGTATACCGAGAGCGAAATCACCGTCATGCATGCCTGCGGGCTGGGCAAACGCACCCTGATTATCGCCGCCATGATCCTGGCGCTGTTCACCTCTGCGGTCGCGGCGGTGAACGTGTTTTGGGCCGGCCCCTGGGCCTCGCGCTATCAGGACGTGGTGGTGAACGAAGCCAAGGCCAACCCGAGCATCGCCGGGCTGGCGGAAGGGCAGTTCAAACCCTCGCAGGACGGCAACGCGGTGCTGTTTATCGGCAACGTGAAGGGCAGCACCTTTAACGACGTGTTCCTGGCGCAGCTGCGGCCGAACGGCAACCAACGCCCGTCGGTGGTGGTGGCCGAGCACGGCAACATCGTGCAGCAGAAAGACGGCTCGCAGGTGGTGACGCTCGACAAGGGCACGCGTTTTGAAGGCACCGCGCTGCTGCGCGACTTCCGCATTACCGACTTCACCGACTACAAGGCGGTGATTGGCCACCGTACCGTGGCGGCGGACAACACCGAATCCGAACAGATGTCGATGCAGACGCTGTGGGAATCCGACGATCCGGACGCGCGCGCCGAGTTCCACTGGCGCCTGACGCTGGTGGTGTCGGTGGCGCTGATGGCGCTGCTGGTGGTGCCGCTCAGCGTGGTGAACCCGCGCCAGGGCCGCGTGCTGAGCATGCTGCCGGCCATCCTGCTGTATCTGATCTTCTTCCTGCTGCAGACCTCGCTGCGCTCCAACGCCGGCAAGGGCAAGCTGGATCCGATGCTGTGGCTGTGGCTGGTTAACGGCGTTTACTTCGCGATCGCGCTGGCGCTGAACCTGTGGGATACCGTGCCGATGCGCAAGCTGCGCGCACGCCTGAGAGGAGCGGCCTGA
- a CDS encoding LuxR family transcriptional regulator — protein MEDEYNLSNIIGKRLEAALGELGDLLWAYVVLSKKDIACIFGVTNYPSEWVKKYQEQGLQYIDPVVLTARNRLTPFAWDEQIMADAGLHFPELFEQAREFGVTHGYTFVLHDYNDNLVTLSFAFNAEQKMAAIQALTERKGDISVLLASLHESYLALAPLTAKNAAALERNARFTDRENEILYWASVGKTYQETAIILGIKTGTIKFHMSNVVKKLGGTNARHAVRLGMELRLIKPVE, from the coding sequence ATGGAAGACGAATATAATCTCAGCAACATTATCGGCAAGCGCCTCGAAGCTGCACTAGGGGAGTTGGGCGATCTCCTGTGGGCGTATGTGGTGTTATCCAAAAAAGACATTGCCTGCATCTTTGGCGTTACCAACTACCCGAGTGAATGGGTAAAAAAGTATCAAGAGCAGGGGTTGCAGTACATTGATCCGGTGGTGCTTACCGCCCGCAACCGCCTGACCCCGTTCGCCTGGGACGAGCAAATCATGGCGGACGCAGGGCTGCACTTTCCCGAACTGTTCGAACAGGCTCGCGAGTTCGGTGTGACGCACGGCTATACCTTCGTGCTGCACGATTACAACGACAATCTCGTCACGCTTTCCTTTGCCTTCAATGCGGAACAGAAAATGGCAGCCATCCAGGCGCTCACCGAACGTAAAGGCGATATTTCGGTATTGCTGGCCTCGCTGCATGAGTCGTATCTGGCGCTGGCCCCACTGACAGCAAAAAACGCCGCAGCCCTGGAGAGAAACGCCCGCTTTACCGACAGGGAAAACGAAATCCTCTATTGGGCCAGCGTGGGTAAAACCTACCAGGAAACGGCGATAATCCTCGGCATAAAGACCGGCACCATCAAGTTTCATATGTCCAACGTCGTCAAAAAGTTGGGGGGCACGAATGCCCGACATGCCGTGCGCCTGGGGATGGAGCTGCGGCTGATTAAACCGGTGGAGTGA
- the lptG gene encoding LPS export ABC transporter permease LptG produces the protein MFGVLDRYIGKTIFNTIIMTLFMLVSLSGIIKFVDQLRKVGQGEYTALSAGMYTLLSVPKDIEIFFPMAALLGALLGLGQLATRSELVVMQASGFTRLQIAGSVMKTAIPLVLLTMAIGEWVAPQGEQMARNYRAQQMYGGSLLSTKSGLWAKDGNDFIYIERVSGDKELSGVNIYHFNDQRRLETVRYAATASFENGLWQLSQVDTSDLTNPKQVTGTQTLTGEWKTNLTPDKLGVVALDPDSLSISGLHNYVKYLKQSGQEANRYQLNMWSKIFSPLSVAVMMLMALSFIFGPLRSVPMGIRVVTGISFGFLFYVLDQIFGPLSLVYSMPPVLGALLPSMLFLLISVYMLLKRR, from the coding sequence ATGTTTGGCGTATTAGACCGGTATATCGGTAAAACGATTTTCAACACCATCATCATGACGCTGTTCATGCTGGTGTCGCTGTCCGGCATCATCAAGTTCGTCGATCAGCTGCGCAAGGTCGGCCAGGGCGAATACACCGCGCTGAGCGCCGGCATGTATACCCTGCTGAGCGTGCCGAAAGACATCGAGATCTTCTTCCCGATGGCGGCGCTGCTCGGCGCGCTGCTCGGCCTGGGCCAACTGGCGACGCGCAGCGAACTGGTGGTGATGCAGGCTTCCGGCTTCACCCGCCTGCAGATCGCCGGCTCGGTGATGAAAACTGCCATTCCGCTGGTGCTGCTGACCATGGCGATCGGCGAGTGGGTGGCGCCGCAGGGCGAGCAGATGGCGCGCAACTACCGCGCCCAGCAGATGTACGGCGGCTCGCTGCTCTCCACCAAGAGCGGGCTGTGGGCGAAGGATGGCAACGACTTCATCTACATCGAGCGCGTCTCCGGCGACAAAGAACTCTCCGGCGTGAACATCTACCACTTCAACGATCAGCGTCGCCTGGAAACGGTGCGCTATGCCGCTACCGCCAGCTTCGAGAACGGCCTGTGGCAGCTTTCGCAGGTGGACACCTCGGATCTGACCAACCCGAAACAGGTGACCGGCACCCAGACGCTGACCGGCGAATGGAAAACCAACCTGACCCCGGACAAACTGGGCGTGGTGGCGCTGGATCCGGATTCGCTCTCCATCAGCGGGCTGCACAACTACGTGAAGTACCTGAAGCAGAGCGGCCAGGAAGCCAACCGTTACCAGCTCAACATGTGGAGCAAAATCTTCTCGCCGCTGTCGGTGGCGGTGATGATGCTGATGGCGCTGTCGTTCATCTTCGGCCCGCTGCGCAGCGTGCCGATGGGCATCCGCGTGGTGACCGGCATCAGCTTCGGCTTCCTGTTCTACGTGCTGGATCAGATTTTCGGCCCGCTGAGCCTGGTGTACAGCATGCCGCCGGTACTGGGCGCGCTGCTGCCGAGCATGCTGTTCCTGCTGATCAGCGTGTATATGCTGCTCAAACGCAGGTAG